A single genomic interval of Streptomyces graminofaciens harbors:
- the rpsD gene encoding 30S ribosomal protein S4 has protein sequence MANQSRPKVKKSRALGIALTPKAVKYFEARPYPPGEHGRGRKQNSDYKVRLLEKQRLRAQYDVSERQLVRAYERASKVQGKTGEALIIELERRLDALVLRSGIARTIYQARQMVVHGHIEVNGHKVDKPSFRVKPDDVVMVRERSREKSLFQVAREGGFAADGETPRYLQVNLKALAFRLDREPNRKEVPVICDEQLVVEYYAR, from the coding sequence GTGGCGAACCAGTCCCGCCCCAAGGTCAAGAAGTCGCGTGCCCTCGGCATCGCGCTGACCCCGAAGGCCGTCAAGTACTTCGAGGCCCGCCCCTACCCGCCGGGCGAGCACGGCCGCGGCCGCAAGCAGAACTCGGACTACAAGGTCCGTCTGCTCGAGAAGCAGCGCCTCCGCGCCCAGTACGACGTGTCCGAGCGCCAGCTCGTCCGCGCCTACGAGCGTGCCTCCAAGGTTCAGGGCAAGACCGGTGAGGCCCTGATCATCGAGCTCGAGCGCCGTCTCGACGCTCTGGTCCTGCGTTCGGGCATCGCCCGCACGATCTACCAGGCCCGCCAGATGGTCGTCCACGGCCACATCGAGGTCAACGGCCACAAGGTCGACAAGCCGTCCTTCCGCGTCAAGCCGGACGACGTCGTCATGGTCCGCGAGCGCAGCCGTGAGAAGTCGCTCTTCCAGGTCGCCCGCGAGGGTGGCTTCGCCGCCGACGGCGAGACCCCCCGTTACCTCCAGGTGAACCTCAAGGCCCTGGCGTTCCGCCTGGACCGCGAGCCGAACCGCAAGGAAGTTCCGGTCATCTGCGACGAGCAGCTGGTCGTCGAGTACTACGCCCGTTGA
- a CDS encoding shikimate dehydrogenase — MSRTDSNRRAAVLGSPIAHSLSPVLHRAAYEALGLVDWSYDRFEVDEEALPGFVEKLGPEWAGLSLTMPLKRAVIPLLDEISETATSVETVNTLLFTEDGRRVGDNTDIPGMVAALRERGIEQVESAAILGAGATASSALAALARICTGEVVTYVRGEARAAEMRQWGERLDIEVRTADWADAGQALRAPLVVATTPAGATDALSGAVPEKPATLFDVLYDPWPTELAARWSAYGGAVVSGLDLLVHQAVLQVELMTGRKPAPVAAMRKAGEQALAAR; from the coding sequence ATGAGCCGCACCGACAGCAACCGCCGGGCCGCAGTGCTCGGTTCCCCCATCGCCCACTCGCTCTCCCCGGTACTGCACCGGGCCGCGTACGAGGCGCTGGGACTCGTCGACTGGTCGTACGACCGGTTCGAGGTCGACGAGGAGGCGCTGCCCGGGTTCGTCGAGAAGCTCGGGCCGGAATGGGCGGGGCTGTCGCTGACGATGCCGCTCAAGAGGGCTGTCATTCCGCTGCTGGACGAGATCAGCGAGACGGCGACCTCGGTGGAGACCGTCAACACGCTGCTGTTCACGGAGGACGGACGGCGCGTCGGCGACAACACCGACATCCCCGGGATGGTCGCCGCGCTGCGCGAGCGGGGCATCGAGCAGGTGGAGTCCGCCGCGATCCTCGGCGCGGGGGCGACGGCCTCGTCCGCGCTGGCCGCGCTCGCACGGATCTGCACCGGCGAGGTCGTGACGTACGTACGCGGTGAGGCGCGGGCCGCCGAGATGCGGCAGTGGGGCGAGCGGCTGGACATCGAGGTGCGTACGGCGGACTGGGCGGACGCCGGGCAGGCGCTGCGGGCCCCGCTGGTCGTCGCCACGACCCCGGCCGGGGCGACGGACGCGCTGTCGGGTGCCGTACCTGAGAAGCCCGCGACGCTGTTCGACGTGCTCTACGACCCGTGGCCGACGGAGCTGGCGGCGCGCTGGTCCGCGTACGGCGGTGCCGTGGTCAGCGGGCTCGATCTGCTGGTCCACCAGGCGGTGTTGCAGGTGGAGCTGATGACGGGGCGGAAGCCGGCGCCGGTGGCGGCCATGCGGAAGGCCGGGGAGCAGGCACTGGCCGCCCGCTGA
- a CDS encoding replication-associated recombination protein A, producing the protein MEPDLFTAAAEERQEKDPSSSPLAVRMRPRTLDEVVGQQHLLKPGSPLRRLVGESGGGPAGPSSVILWGPPGTGKTTLAYVVSKATNKRFVELSAITAGVKEVRAVIEGARRATGGYGKETVLFLDEIHRFSKAQQDSLLPAVENRWVTLIAATTENPYFSVISPLLSRSLLLTLEPLTDDDLRGLLRRALHDERGLKSAVTLPEDTEDHLLRIAGGDARRALTALEAAAGAALDKGEQEIGLQTLEETVDRAAVKYDRDGDQHYDVASALIKSIRGSDVDAALHYLARMIEAGEDPRFIARRLMISASEDIGLADPNALPIAVAAAQAVAMIGFPEAALTLSHATIALALAPKSNAATSAIGAAMEDVRKGLAGSVPPHLRDGHYKGAAKLGHAQGYVYPHDLPEGIATQQYAPDALKDREYYTPTRHGAEARYADAVEWTRKRLGRKQS; encoded by the coding sequence GTGGAGCCCGATCTGTTCACCGCCGCCGCCGAAGAACGCCAGGAGAAGGACCCGTCCAGCAGTCCCCTGGCGGTGCGGATGCGCCCGCGCACCCTCGACGAGGTCGTGGGCCAGCAGCATCTGCTCAAGCCCGGGTCGCCCCTGCGCAGACTGGTCGGCGAGTCCGGCGGCGGCCCGGCCGGTCCGTCGTCCGTGATCCTCTGGGGGCCGCCCGGCACCGGCAAGACCACCCTGGCGTACGTCGTGTCGAAGGCGACGAACAAGCGGTTCGTCGAGCTCTCCGCGATCACCGCCGGCGTCAAGGAGGTCCGCGCGGTCATCGAAGGCGCCCGCCGCGCCACCGGGGGCTACGGCAAGGAGACCGTCCTCTTCCTCGACGAGATCCACCGCTTCAGCAAGGCCCAGCAGGACTCCCTGCTCCCGGCCGTCGAGAACCGCTGGGTGACCCTGATCGCGGCGACGACGGAGAACCCGTACTTCTCGGTGATCTCCCCCCTCCTGTCCCGCTCCCTCCTCCTCACCCTCGAACCCCTCACCGACGACGACCTGCGCGGTCTCCTGCGGCGCGCGCTGCACGACGAGCGCGGCCTCAAGAGCGCCGTCACCCTCCCCGAGGACACCGAGGACCACCTCCTGCGGATCGCCGGCGGCGACGCCCGCCGCGCCCTGACCGCCCTGGAGGCCGCGGCCGGCGCCGCCCTCGACAAGGGGGAGCAGGAGATCGGGCTCCAGACCCTCGAGGAGACCGTCGACCGCGCCGCAGTGAAGTACGACCGCGACGGCGACCAGCACTACGACGTGGCCAGCGCCCTCATCAAGTCCATCCGCGGTTCCGACGTCGACGCGGCCCTGCACTACCTGGCCCGCATGATCGAGGCCGGCGAGGACCCGCGCTTCATCGCCCGCCGTCTGATGATCTCCGCCAGCGAGGACATCGGCCTCGCCGACCCCAACGCACTGCCGATAGCCGTCGCCGCCGCCCAGGCCGTCGCCATGATCGGCTTCCCCGAGGCCGCCCTCACCCTCAGCCACGCCACCATCGCCCTGGCCCTCGCCCCCAAGTCCAACGCCGCGACGTCGGCCATCGGCGCCGCCATGGAGGACGTACGAAAAGGGCTGGCCGGATCAGTGCCGCCGCACCTGAGGGACGGGCACTACAAGGGCGCCGCCAAGCTCGGCCACGCCCAGGGGTATGTGTACCCGCACGACCTGCCCGAGGGCATCGCCACCCAGCAGTACGCCCCGGACGCCCTCAAGGACCGGGAGTACTACACGCCGACCAGGCACGGAGCCGAGGCCCGCTATGCCGACGCGGTCGAATGGACCCGGAAGCGCCTCGGGCGAAAGCAGTCCTGA
- a CDS encoding vitamin K epoxide reductase family protein, translated as MSKTTVKDRDVSTDREQAEAPRTVGGGRAFAIMLLITGAAGLLAAWVITIDKFKILEAKVEGKTFTPGCSLNPVISCGSIMESKQAAVFGFPNPMLGLVAYGIVICVGMSLLARARFPRWYWLTFNAGTLFGVAFCTWLQFQSLYRINALCLWCSLAWVATITMFWYVTSFNIRNDFLPAPGWLKRFLGEFTWVLPVTHVGIIAMLILTRWGADLWA; from the coding sequence ATGAGCAAGACGACAGTCAAGGACAGGGACGTCTCCACCGACCGGGAACAGGCCGAAGCGCCACGCACGGTGGGCGGCGGCCGCGCCTTCGCGATCATGCTGTTGATCACGGGCGCGGCCGGACTGCTCGCCGCCTGGGTCATCACGATCGACAAGTTCAAGATCCTCGAGGCCAAGGTCGAGGGCAAGACCTTCACCCCCGGCTGCAGCCTCAACCCGGTCATCTCCTGCGGCAGCATCATGGAGAGCAAGCAGGCCGCCGTCTTCGGGTTCCCCAACCCGATGCTCGGCCTCGTCGCCTACGGCATCGTCATCTGCGTCGGCATGAGCCTGCTCGCCCGCGCCCGCTTCCCCCGCTGGTACTGGCTGACCTTCAACGCCGGCACGCTCTTCGGCGTGGCCTTCTGCACCTGGCTGCAGTTCCAGTCCCTGTACCGGATCAACGCGCTGTGCCTGTGGTGCTCACTGGCCTGGGTCGCGACGATCACCATGTTCTGGTACGTGACCTCGTTCAACATCCGCAACGACTTCCTGCCCGCCCCGGGCTGGCTGAAGCGGTTCCTCGGCGAGTTCACCTGGGTCCTGCCGGTCACGCACGTCGGCATCATCGCCATGCTGATCCTGACCCGCTGGGGCGCCGACCTCTGGGCCTGA
- a CDS encoding DUF948 domain-containing protein yields the protein MHTVSGGEVAGILVAVFWAILVSFLAVALARLAQTLKATTKLVADVTDQAVPLLADASTAVRSAQTQIERVDAIASDVQEVTSNASALSTTVASTFGGPLVKVAAFGYGVRRAIGGRKEGAPAKEPRRTVIVGRTVAGARRDKRKKG from the coding sequence GTGCACACAGTGTCCGGTGGAGAGGTGGCCGGGATCCTGGTGGCCGTCTTCTGGGCGATCCTGGTGTCCTTCCTCGCCGTCGCGCTGGCGAGGCTGGCCCAGACGCTCAAGGCGACCACCAAGCTCGTCGCGGACGTGACCGACCAGGCAGTCCCCCTCCTCGCCGACGCCTCCACGGCCGTCCGCTCCGCGCAGACCCAGATCGAGCGGGTCGACGCCATCGCCTCCGACGTCCAGGAAGTCACGTCGAACGCCTCGGCGCTCTCCACGACCGTCGCGTCCACGTTCGGCGGCCCCCTGGTCAAGGTCGCGGCCTTCGGCTACGGCGTCCGCCGGGCCATCGGCGGCCGCAAGGAAGGCGCACCCGCCAAGGAACCCCGGCGTACCGTCATTGTGGGCCGCACCGTCGCGGGCGCGCGACGCGACAAGCGGAAGAAGGGCTGA
- the ruvX gene encoding Holliday junction resolvase RuvX encodes MRRGRRLAIDVGDARIGVASCDPDGILATPVETVPGRDVPAAQRRLGQLVEEYEPIEVVVGLPRSLKGGEGPAAVKVRGFAQQLARMIAPVPVRLLDERMTTVTAGQGLRASGVKSKKGRSVIDQAAAVIILQQALESERVSGKAPGEGVEVVI; translated from the coding sequence ATGCGCCGCGGCCGTCGGCTCGCGATCGACGTCGGGGACGCCCGGATCGGGGTCGCCTCGTGCGACCCCGACGGGATCCTCGCCACCCCGGTCGAGACGGTCCCCGGACGTGACGTCCCCGCAGCCCAGCGGCGATTGGGACAACTCGTCGAGGAGTACGAACCGATCGAGGTCGTCGTCGGACTCCCTCGCTCCCTCAAGGGGGGCGAGGGCCCGGCGGCGGTGAAGGTCCGAGGCTTTGCTCAGCAACTGGCCCGCATGATCGCCCCCGTTCCAGTGAGACTTCTCGACGAGAGGATGACCACAGTGACGGCCGGCCAGGGATTGCGCGCCTCGGGCGTGAAATCCAAGAAGGGCCGATCGGTGATTGACCAGGCAGCAGCCGTGATCATTCTTCAACAGGCCCTGGAATCCGAAAGGGTGTCAGGTAAAGCTCCGGGCGAGGGCGTCGAAGTGGTCATCTGA
- the mltG gene encoding endolytic transglycosylase MltG, translated as MTEYGRGPGSEPWHPDDPLYGDGGWDGQQAHLGQQSSYGGQPQQHYPEQQHQQQYDQVNGGWGNGTQDAYAQQQYQQEYGDPGQQQYPGQYQQQHPHHQQQYGNGGWDNGAQSGPHMHPQAAYAADPVDPYGGQGMAYGGAEQPDLYSTPDAYPPPEPPSRRRAEPEPAPVPEQQQAEERQDWDPGPDQGEHAFFARSGDDDDEDEAEERAGRGGRKSRGGKSGKSGKTGKKRRSGLACLVVVLVLGGGIGGVGYFGYQFYRDRFGADPDYVGDGTSETVTVVIPKDTFGSVIGQKLKAAGVVKSVDAFVTAQANNPDGAKIQAGVYLMKKEMSAASAVALMLDPKSQNNFTVIEGDRNAQVYAKIDKELGLKKGTTKDVAKKEWPTLGLPDWANDNEDIKDPLEGFLYPSTYPVSKGMKPKEVLKEMVSLAKAKYEELDLEDKAEDLNLDNPLQILTVASLVQAEGDNKKDFEKVARVVYNRLKENNTETYGLLDFDSTVNYLRGKSELATGSVNSLRQIDDPYNTYKEKGLPPGPIGNPGELAIKAALKPAKGDWYYFVSLKSGKTLFAETNAEHNRNRELYLKEQNGQ; from the coding sequence ATGACTGAGTATGGCCGGGGCCCAGGCTCCGAACCGTGGCATCCGGACGACCCGTTGTACGGGGACGGCGGATGGGACGGACAGCAGGCCCACCTGGGCCAGCAGTCCTCCTACGGCGGCCAGCCACAGCAGCACTACCCGGAGCAGCAGCACCAGCAGCAGTACGACCAGGTCAACGGCGGCTGGGGCAACGGCACCCAGGACGCCTACGCGCAGCAGCAGTACCAGCAGGAATACGGCGACCCCGGTCAGCAGCAGTACCCGGGCCAGTATCAGCAGCAACACCCGCATCATCAGCAGCAGTACGGCAACGGCGGCTGGGACAACGGGGCGCAGTCGGGGCCACATATGCACCCGCAGGCCGCATATGCAGCCGACCCGGTCGACCCCTACGGGGGCCAGGGCATGGCTTACGGCGGCGCGGAGCAGCCCGACCTCTACAGCACACCCGACGCGTATCCGCCGCCGGAGCCGCCATCACGCCGTCGTGCCGAGCCGGAGCCCGCACCCGTCCCGGAGCAGCAGCAGGCCGAGGAGCGGCAGGACTGGGATCCGGGGCCGGACCAGGGCGAGCACGCGTTCTTCGCGCGTAGCGGCGATGACGACGACGAGGACGAAGCCGAGGAGCGCGCCGGTCGCGGTGGCCGCAAGAGCCGGGGTGGCAAGTCCGGGAAGTCGGGGAAGACCGGCAAGAAGCGGCGCAGTGGCTTGGCTTGCCTGGTGGTTGTTCTTGTTCTCGGTGGCGGTATCGGCGGAGTCGGCTATTTCGGCTACCAGTTCTATCGGGATCGTTTCGGCGCGGACCCCGATTACGTGGGGGACGGTACGAGCGAGACGGTGACCGTCGTCATCCCTAAGGACACTTTCGGTTCGGTGATCGGGCAGAAGCTGAAAGCGGCGGGTGTCGTGAAAAGCGTCGACGCGTTTGTGACCGCGCAGGCGAATAATCCCGACGGGGCGAAAATTCAAGCGGGCGTCTACCTGATGAAGAAGGAGATGTCTGCGGCGAGCGCCGTCGCCCTGATGCTCGACCCGAAGAGCCAGAACAACTTCACCGTCATCGAAGGTGATCGAAACGCTCAGGTCTACGCCAAGATCGACAAGGAACTCGGTCTCAAGAAGGGCACGACCAAGGACGTGGCCAAGAAGGAATGGCCGACGCTCGGCCTTCCTGACTGGGCGAACGACAACGAGGACATCAAGGATCCGCTGGAAGGGTTCCTCTATCCGTCGACGTATCCGGTCTCCAAGGGCATGAAGCCCAAGGAGGTCCTGAAGGAAATGGTCTCCCTCGCCAAGGCGAAGTACGAGGAACTCGACCTGGAGGACAAGGCCGAGGATCTGAACCTCGACAATCCGCTGCAGATACTGACCGTGGCGAGCCTCGTCCAGGCCGAGGGAGACAACAAGAAGGACTTCGAGAAGGTCGCCCGGGTCGTCTACAACCGGCTCAAGGAGAACAACACCGAGACGTACGGTCTGCTCGACTTCGACTCGACCGTGAACTACCTGCGCGGTAAGTCTGAGCTGGCCACGGGATCGGTCAACTCGTTGCGGCAGATCGACGACCCGTACAACACGTACAAGGAAAAGGGTCTGCCGCCCGGGCCGATCGGCAACCCGGGTGAGCTGGCGATCAAGGCTGCTCTGAAGCCGGCCAAGGGTGACTGGTACTACTTCGTCTCGCTCAAGAGCGGTAAGACGCTGTTCGCCGAGACCAACGCCGAGCACAACCGCAATCGCGAGCTGTACCTGAAGGAACAGAACGGACAATGA
- the alaS gene encoding alanine--tRNA ligase, translating into MESAEIRRRWLSFFEERGHTVVPSASLIADDPTLLLVNAGMVPFKPYFLGEVKPSFARATSVQKCVRTPDIEEVGKTTRHGTFFQMCGNFSFGDYFKEGAIKHAWELLTSPQDKGGYGLEPEKLWITVYKDDDEAERIWHEQIGVPKERIQRLGKKDNYWSMGVPGPCGPCSEINYDRGPEFGVEGGPAVNDERYVEIWNLVFMQYERGEGTSKEDFEILGELPSKNIDTGLGLERLAMILQGVQNMYEIDTSMAVIDKATELTGVRYGDAHESDVSLRVVTDHIRTAVMLIGDGVTPGNEGRGYVLRRIMRRAIRNMRLLGATGPVVQDLIDVVIAMMGQQYPELITDRERIEKVALAEENAFLKTLKAGTNILDTAVTETKASGGQVLAGDKAFLLHDTWGFPIDLTLEMAAEQGLSVDEDGFRRLMKEQRDRAKADARAKKTGHADLGAYREIADAAGETEFIGYSDTEGESTVVGILVDGLSSPAATEGDEVEIVLDRTPFYAEGGGQIGDTGRIKVDSGAVIEIRDCQKPVPGVYVHKGVVQVGEVTVGAKAQASIDGRRRTAIARAHSATHLTHQALRDALGPTAAQAGSENQPGRFRFDFGSPSAVPTAVMTDVEQKINEVLARDLDVHAEILSLDEAKKQGAIAEFGEKYGERVRVVTIGDFSKELCGGTHVHNTSQLGLVKLLGESSIGSGVRRIEALVGVDAYNFLAREHTVVAQLQELIKGRPEELPEKVSAMLGKLKDAEKEIEKFRAEKVLQAAGGLAESAKDVRGIALVTGQVPDGTNADDLRKLVLDVRGRIQGGRAAVVALFTTANGKPLTVIATNEAARERGLKAGDLVRVAAKTLGGGGGGKPDVAQGGGQNPAAIGEAVDAVERLVAETAK; encoded by the coding sequence ATGGAGTCGGCTGAAATCCGCCGCCGCTGGTTGAGCTTCTTCGAGGAGCGCGGTCACACCGTCGTCCCTTCGGCGTCGCTCATCGCGGACGACCCGACTCTGCTCCTGGTCAACGCGGGCATGGTCCCCTTCAAGCCGTACTTCCTCGGTGAGGTCAAGCCCTCCTTCGCCCGCGCCACCAGCGTGCAGAAGTGCGTCCGTACGCCGGACATCGAAGAGGTCGGCAAGACCACCCGGCACGGCACGTTCTTCCAGATGTGCGGCAACTTCTCCTTCGGCGACTACTTCAAGGAAGGCGCCATCAAGCACGCCTGGGAGCTGCTCACCAGCCCCCAGGACAAGGGTGGTTACGGCCTGGAGCCGGAGAAGCTCTGGATCACCGTCTACAAGGACGACGACGAGGCCGAGCGCATCTGGCACGAGCAGATCGGCGTGCCCAAGGAGCGCATCCAGCGCCTCGGCAAGAAGGACAACTACTGGTCCATGGGCGTCCCCGGCCCGTGCGGCCCGTGTTCCGAGATCAACTACGACCGCGGTCCGGAGTTCGGCGTCGAGGGCGGCCCGGCCGTCAACGACGAGCGGTACGTGGAGATCTGGAACCTGGTCTTCATGCAGTACGAGCGCGGCGAGGGCACCTCGAAGGAGGACTTCGAGATCCTCGGCGAGCTGCCCAGCAAGAACATCGACACCGGCCTCGGCCTGGAGCGCCTCGCCATGATTCTGCAGGGCGTGCAGAACATGTACGAGATCGACACCTCCATGGCCGTCATCGACAAGGCCACCGAACTCACCGGTGTCCGATACGGCGACGCCCACGAGTCGGACGTCTCCCTGCGCGTGGTCACCGACCACATCCGCACCGCCGTGATGCTCATCGGTGACGGCGTCACCCCCGGCAACGAGGGCCGGGGCTATGTCCTGCGCCGCATCATGCGCCGCGCCATCCGCAACATGCGGCTGCTCGGTGCCACGGGCCCGGTCGTCCAGGACCTCATCGACGTCGTCATCGCCATGATGGGCCAGCAGTACCCCGAGCTGATCACCGACCGCGAGCGCATCGAGAAGGTCGCCCTCGCCGAGGAGAACGCCTTCCTCAAGACTCTGAAGGCCGGCACCAACATCCTCGACACCGCTGTGACGGAGACCAAGGCCTCCGGTGGCCAGGTCCTCGCCGGCGACAAGGCGTTTCTGCTCCACGACACCTGGGGTTTCCCGATCGACCTCACCCTGGAGATGGCCGCCGAGCAGGGCCTCTCCGTGGACGAGGACGGCTTCCGCCGCCTGATGAAGGAGCAGCGGGACCGCGCCAAGGCCGACGCCCGCGCCAAGAAGACCGGCCACGCCGACCTCGGCGCCTACCGCGAGATCGCCGACGCCGCCGGGGAGACCGAGTTCATCGGCTACTCGGACACCGAGGGCGAGTCGACGGTCGTCGGCATCCTCGTAGACGGGCTGTCCTCGCCCGCCGCCACCGAGGGCGACGAGGTCGAGATCGTCCTCGACCGCACCCCCTTCTACGCTGAGGGCGGCGGTCAGATCGGTGACACCGGCCGGATCAAGGTCGACTCCGGTGCCGTCATCGAGATCCGTGACTGCCAGAAGCCGGTCCCGGGCGTGTACGTCCACAAGGGCGTCGTCCAGGTCGGCGAGGTGACCGTCGGCGCCAAGGCCCAGGCCTCGATCGACGGCCGTCGCCGCACGGCCATCGCCCGCGCCCACTCCGCCACGCACCTCACCCACCAGGCCCTGCGTGACGCCCTCGGCCCGACGGCCGCCCAGGCCGGTTCCGAGAACCAGCCCGGCCGTTTCCGCTTCGACTTCGGTTCCCCGTCCGCCGTTCCGACGGCCGTGATGACCGATGTCGAGCAGAAGATCAACGAGGTGCTCGCCCGCGACCTGGACGTGCACGCGGAGATCCTGAGCCTCGACGAGGCCAAGAAGCAGGGCGCCATCGCCGAGTTCGGCGAGAAGTACGGCGAGCGCGTCCGCGTCGTCACCATCGGCGACTTCTCCAAGGAGCTGTGCGGCGGCACGCACGTGCACAACACCTCGCAGCTCGGCCTGGTCAAGCTGCTCGGTGAGTCGTCCATCGGCTCCGGGGTACGCCGTATCGAGGCCTTGGTCGGCGTCGACGCCTACAACTTCCTCGCCCGTGAGCACACGGTCGTCGCCCAGCTCCAGGAGCTGATCAAGGGCCGCCCGGAGGAGCTTCCGGAGAAGGTCTCCGCCATGCTCGGCAAGCTGAAGGACGCCGAGAAGGAGATCGAGAAGTTCCGCGCGGAGAAGGTGCTGCAGGCCGCCGGCGGTCTCGCCGAGTCCGCCAAGGACGTACGCGGTATCGCTCTGGTGACCGGCCAGGTCCCGGACGGCACGAACGCCGACGACCTGCGCAAGCTCGTCCTCGACGTGCGTGGCCGCATCCAGGGCGGGCGGGCCGCCGTGGTCGCCCTGTTCACCACGGCCAATGGCAAGCCGCTGACGGTCATCGCCACCAACGAGGCCGCCCGCGAGCGCGGTCTCAAGGCCGGCGACCTGGTCCGCGTGGCCGCCAAGACCCTCGGCGGCGGCGGTGGCGGCAAGCCCGACGTCGCCCAGGGCGGTGGCCAGAACCCGGCCGCCATCGGCGAGGCCGTGGACGCGGTCGAGCGCCTGGTCGCCGAGACGGCCAAGTGA